The Impatiens glandulifera chromosome 3, dImpGla2.1, whole genome shotgun sequence genome contains a region encoding:
- the LOC124930768 gene encoding receptor-like protein kinase 7, translating into MPPVKSSRQKHQILCLFSLFLFSPAFSDDLQPLLALKSALQNPSATVFHTWNPTTNQLCNFTGITCHPDGSVQVIELSSQYLSGEVPFNSICELKSLEKLSLGKNSLFGTVTEDLKKCVNLNYLDLGNNFFGGIVPDLSPLNQLTSLYLNNSGFSGPFPWNSLSNMSGLLVLSVGDNPFDRTPFPDVIMSLKKLNWLYLSNCSIEGSIPSGIGNLTELRSLELSDNYLDGEIPIEITKLKNLWRLELYDNSLTGKLPVGLRNLTNLEYLDASNNQLEGDLSEVSELHNLVSLQLYTNGFTGEVPPELGNFRRLVNISLYQNQLTGELPQKLGYWSEFDFIDVSENYLTGPIPPDMCRNGKMTKLLILQNKFTGGIPTTYANCLSLSRLRVSNNSLSGEVPSGIWGLPKVGMIDIALNEFVGPISDEIGKAVCLNGLRVNNNRLSGQVPTSIGNASLLVEINLSNNQLSGGIPVTIGQLHKLSTIHLENNKISGSIPPSISSCVALSDINMANNSISGEIPFSLGSLPALNSLNLTCNQLAGPIPSTLSSLKLSRLDLSHNHLSGPIPDSLSSDAYNSSFVGNNGLCSVKIAGFRHCSSDTNNLNRRNLLILVLSLAILIGFSLLSIPCYSYIKKNRFRKDLNRSLKEDSWDVKSFHVLTFTEDDILNSIKPENHIGKGGSGNVYKVSLSNGKDLAVKHILNSDAKKPKRIGNATALLTNHRSGSRRKMSEFDAEVRTLSSIRHVNVVKLYCSITNEDSSLLVYEFMPNGSLWDRLHMCAKMSLDWETRYEIALGSAKGLEYLHHSCDRPIIHRDVKSSNILLDELLKPRIADFGLAKIVQVANSNDSTQVIAGTYGYIAPEYGYTCKVDEKSDVYSFGVVLMELVTGKKPIDLEFGENKDIVDWIYGRVKSRDRESVLSIVDLTIQGYHREEALKVLRIAIECTARCPSVRPTMRSVVQMLQEAEPCKLVSIKVNKDDNKDRIGDTLDKS; encoded by the exons ATGCCGCCTGTAAAATCTTCTAGACAgaaacaccaaattttatgtCTTTTCTCACTATTCCTCTTTTCTCCGGCCTTCTCCGACGACCTACAACCTCTTCTCGCCCTAAAGTCCGCCCTCCAGAATCCTTCCGCCACCGTATTCCACACATGGAACCCAACTACCAACCAGCTTTGTAATTTCACCGGAATTACTTGCCACCCAGATGGTTCTGTTCAAGTTATCGAGTTATCCAGCCAATATCTCTCCGGCGAGGTCCCGTTTAATTCCATTTGCGAGCTGAAATCACTTGAGAAGCTCTCTCTCGGCAAGAATTCCCTCTTTGGAACTGTCACAGAGGACCTGAAGAAATGTGTCAATCTCAATTACCTCGATCTTGGTAACAATTTCTTTGGCGGAATTGTCCCCGATCTCTCCCCTCTCAATCAGCTAACCTCTTTGTATCTAAATAACAGCGGGTTTTCTGGTCCGTTTCCATGGAATTCATTGTCAAATATGTCGGGTTTGCTTGTTTTGAGCGTTGGCGATAACCCGTTTGATAGAACGCCATTCCCGGATGTTATCATGTCTTTGAAGAAACTGAATTGGCTCTACTTATCTAACTGTAGTATCGAAGGTTCGATTCCTTCTGGAATTGGGAATCTGACGGAGTTGAGGAGTCTGGAGCTATCCGATAATTATTTAGACGGTGAGATTCCCATCGAGATAACCAAATTAAAGAATCTTTGGCGGCTGGAGCTTTACGATAATTCACTAACCGGAAAATTGCCAGTTGGTTTAAGGAATCTTACGAATCTTGAATACTTAGACGCTTCGAATAATCAACTTGAAGGGGATTTGTCGGAAGTGAGTGAGTTACATAATCTCGTAAGTTTGCAACTTTACACAAATGGGTTTACCGGCGAGGTCCCACCGGAGTTGGGTAATTTCAGGCGGCTGGTGAATATTTCTCTTTATCAGAACCAACTCACCGGCGAGCTCCCGCAGAAACTCGGGTACTGGTCGGAATTTGATTTTATTGACGTGTCGGAAAATTACTTGACGGGTCCAATTCCACCGGATATGTGTAGGAACGGTAAGATGACAAAGCTTTTGATTCTGCAGAACAAGTTTACCGGCGGAATTCCGACGACTTACGCCAATTGCTTATCGCTGAGTCGGCTACGTGTCAGCAACAACTCTCTCTCCGGCGAGGTTCCCAGCGGCATTTGGGGATTACCGAAAGTGGGTATGATCGATATTGCTCTGAACGAATTTGTAGGTCCGATTTCAGATGAAATTGGAAAAGCAGTGTGTCTAAATGGATTACGTGTAAACAATAATAGATTATCCGGCCAAGTTCCGACCTCGATCGGAAACGCATCTTTGCTGGTGGAAATCAATCTAAGTAATAACCAATTATCCGGCGGAATTCCGGTGACAATCGGGCAATTGCATAAGCTAAGCACAATCCATTTAGAGAACAATAAAATATCTGGTTCAATTCCACCGAGTATCAGTTCTTGTGTTGCTCTATCTGACATAAACATGGCTAATAATTCAATTTCCGGCGAGATACCATTTTCTCTTGGCTCACTTCCAGCCCTCAATTCGCTTAACCTGACTTGTAATCAACTGGCCGGACCGATACCGTCTACCCTTTCTTCTTTAAAACTCAGCCGACTCGATCTCTCTCATAATCATTTATCCGGACCAATTCCAGATTCTCTATCTTCAGATGCTTACAATAGCAGCTTCGTCGGAAACAATGGCCTCTGTAGTGTGAAAATCGCCGGATTCCGACACTGCTCGTCGGATACCAACAACCTTAACAGGCGAAATCTCCTAATTCTTGTACTCTCTCTAGCAATTCTCATCGGTTTTTCGCTTCTTTCCATCCCATGCTATTCCTACATTAAAAAGAATCGGTTTAGAAAAGATCTTAACCGATCCTTAAAAGAAGACTCGTGGGATGTGAAATCATTCCATGTATTAACGTTCACCGAAGACGATATTCTCAACTCGATCAAGCCAGAGAATCACATCGGAAAAGGTGGATCCGGAAACGTGTACAAGGTTTCGTTATCCAACGGCAAGGATTTGGCCGTGAAGCATATTTTGAATTCCGATGCTAAAAAGCCGAAAAGAATCGGAAATGCGACTGCATTGCTGACGAATCATCGGAGTGGAAGTCGGCGGAAGATGTCGGAGTTCGATGCTGAGGTTCGAACTTTAAGCTCAATCCGACACGTTAACGTTGTCAAACTTTATTGTAGTATAACAAACGAAGACTCTAGCTTGTTAGTATACGAATTCATGCCAAACGGGAGTTTGTGGGATCGACTTCACATGTGCGCTAAGATGTCTTTGGATTGGGAGACAAGGTACGAGATTGCTTTAGGCTCGGCCAAAGGGTTGGAGTATCTTCATCACAGTTGCGATCGTCCCATAATTCATCGAGACGTGAAATCGAGCAATATTTTGTTGGATGAGCTTCTAAAACCTAGGATCGCTGATTTCGGACTCGCAAAAATTGTACAAGTTGCAAATTCCAATGATTCCACCCAAGTCATCGCGGGAACATACGGCTACATTGCTCCTG AATACGGTTATACATGTAAGGTGGACGAGAAGAGTGACGTTTACAGTTTTGGTGTAGTGTTGATGGAATTAGTGACGGGTAAGAAGCCGATTGATCTAGAGTTTGGAGAGAATAAGGATATAGTGGATTGGATTTACGGGAGAGTGAAGAGCCGAGATAGGGAGAGTGTATTGAGCATTGTAGACTTGACAATTCAAGGTTATCATCGAGAAGAGGCGCTCAAGGTTCTTAGAATCGCAATCGAGTGCACCGCAAGGTGTCCATCGGTTAGGCCAACAATGAGAAGTGTGGTCCAAATGTTGCAAGAAGCCGAGCCTTGTAAACTGGTGAGCATCAAAGTAAACAAAGATGACAATAAGGACCGAATTGGAGACACATTAGATAAATCATAA